AGTACTACACTACACCGTTCGTAGAtactacaataatatttataatggaCGTTGAAAGGAAGATACATTTAGGGGAAGGTGTTCCATTAAACTCGTCAGgtgcaaatatatttttgaacacCGGTAAAAGCAAAGATGCAAAACTAGGCTCTCGAGATTGCCCAGTTATACATCTAAAAACAGGTAAGttactttaatataaataataaattaattaaaatataccaCGAGAATGTGCGTTGATTAAAAacgttgtttgtttttttttttgcagagaAACCGTCAGACCTTGGTGTACATATAAATActacattctcgatagcgtcttCCAAGAAAATAAAGcttttgttcattttaaattttatgctaAGTGTCATATGTATGGTTCTTAGTTGTTCCATAGCTTTCTATTATTGgaatgaaatgattttaatgagGAGGCAACTGGATATGATAAAAGACCATTTCATGTTTCAAAACATAGGACATGAGACACTTGTGCAGAGTGCTCTGGTTGCCCCAAAATCACAGTCCTCGGACAGAGAACCCAGAATGAACAATGAGAATGCCAAGAAATACTTTGTGGAGGATCTTGGTGAGGACATGCTACTTGTAGATTCAAGAAAGAAAAACATGACTCAAGATATTCTTGATAACAATATCTCAGTCCTACAAAAAGGTATACTAAGGCAAAAAGTAATGATAAAaggtaatttaataaacaatatattcACTAATAAAAATTTTCAGATTTACTGGTTGTCCATTTCAACGGAGCATACCAGGAGAAAAATATGAGTACGCAATGTGAGTACTATTAAATTGTTTCTCAATCTCTGTCACTTTTTAgcaaactataaaaataatgttctcAATGAGCACAAACACATGCCCCATAGGAGTTTTGTTTTACAAACGTTTAACTGTCAATGGAAgtactaaactaaaaaaaaattggcccaCTTATTTGGCATAAGTTGTGTACATtggcataataatatttataaaatactataaaggGTACTTCCTGAGTTTCAACATATTGAAAATTAATAGTCGTTATTGCAAAATTATGTACTTTAccctttctttttttaaatgatctGATTTATATTGCAAACAAAACATTCCAttcaaagcaaaataaataaaagtatgcaGTACAAAATTCTTATTGACATGAATAATAATacagaaacaataaaaatcatGTTGCATAATTATCATATCGTTATGGCAAACAACTTAAAACAAGGTCATAAGGTTTATATTTGTTTACCAACATAATCATCAACTAACAAAGCTACCAGTACAAAGAAGTATGCGACTGGAACAATGATAATAATACAGTGTGCCACAGGATGTGTGCTTAGATATTCGCATTGCTCTGCCACTgatatttaagtttatttataaaccTTAAGCCTAGGGAATAAGACTAAAATTAGTTgacaaatatttaaacaatgcCACATTCGTATTGTGGAGGCCCATGTGCCATATTCCTGTAATTAATTCGATGCTCCTACAATTAAGAAGCCAGACATTGTTCTAcaatttttattgtgaataataCTATTGAAATTGTTCGTCTATCGTACATACGCGAAAATATTATTACCCTTTAATTGGATTTTTCCTATAATGAAGAATGCTTCCTATGCCATAATTTTATTACGTATGGGGGTGAACAAGCACACGCCcccctgattttaagtggaagCTGGAGCCTCTTTCCCTTTTTTTTCAACGCGTCCGATTCTTAAGAGTTTCACCGGTGTCTTCAAGaaaagtaaaacaaataaataatatattaactaCGTAATATGTTAACATCGTAAATAAAGCTGATAGGCCACATTAGGCCAGTTGGAAGCCCGGCGGTTATAATGATGTTTCTCACTTATGAGGTCAAGGTCTGAAACACGCAcgcatattttaaattttactcgaATACAATCTAGGATCGTAATCTGTTGTCAAGAGTGCTCACAGTTCGCGACCTATCCCAGTAACTCATAATACAGATCGAAAGGTGAAAGGCTGTgtgatttaagcgacatttcccttaatactggtggtaggacctcttgtgagtccgcacgggtaggtaccaccaccctgcctatttctgccgtggagcagtaatgcgtttcggtttgatgggtcgggcagccgttgtaactatactgagactagaacttataactcaaggtgggtggcgcatttacgttgtagatgtctatgagctccaataaccacttaacaccaggtgggctgtgagctcgtctacccatctaaaatataaaaaaaaaaatattatacgcgtcatttatctttgtaataaaagatgcgttttatttggtattagcatcaacagttcgatgtttttaattgaacttcaattaagtataatccattgaaatagctgaagaagttacttgttctaatatttttttccaaactttaaactttaattgGCTCGccagtaaagttgcaaaaatgtcgctcaaaccaaATATCGTTTCACCCCTCGAATTGTGAGTAATGCAATACAACACATTAGTTCTGATTTTATTTGTTCAACTTTAAAAATTCGTCACTGTTATCGAGTTTCACGCGTGATAATACTGTCATTGTCATGCTAGCTTTAAAATAAGCGATGCTCGCGCTATATAATGAAATCAATAACAAGttgttaatgaaattttaaCTGTTACGTGGTACGTAGTGATGGTTTTGCATcattggttttgaattatttgctCATAGTAAAAAGAAAAGGTAAAAAGAAGGAAAAAGgttgttaaatataatttagaactCGACTTCACGTTATAATTTCCGTGGGCTCCGGCAAGCACTCAACATTAGccccccatagacacagctcaatgagtttctcgccggatcttctcagtggggtcgcgtttccgatccggtggtagaagcactgctcttgctagggccagtgctaaaactcccggtttgagcaccttgagctcacctacacgccaaggagaagctgaaatagcctctcaaggctatcagcataggtagtaaaaaaaaaattaaccttAGAACACATAgaacatttaataatttttattcattaatattactTTCGTAAAATAACAATAGaaaatttagtaattttaaatcattaataCTACTTTCGGCTTAATTATCGTAATTATTTTATGAGATCCACTTTTACTAAATCATTAACATtcactaatttttttcttgatcAGGTCCACCAAAGTAAACAGTAGTCATTCACAACGAAATAGTTATAAGAAATTAGTTAGCAGGCATAACACGGAAGGAATTCACATTACTACACATCACATAAGTACAAACCCAAGTGCTtctgaataatataaataggcGGATGTAGGCATTAAGATGCCTTCGCTGGAATGTTTAAAAACTCTGCTGCAGGAAGTCCCGTTTATCTTAATGTTCGTTTATATTAGTCTCTACTTCCGTTGTGTGGTTCCCAGCGATTGTTTTTAACCAAAACGAACTAATTTTTAGGGTAGTGGATCTCGCAAAATCACCATCGACATTATTACCATCTTGAGTACCTAATCATAAAATGACATCGATTTCTTGACAAAAATACGCATTCCAATGAAACCAATTTGCATGGCCACACAATATTACCTATAAGCATTATTAAACGTAGAATGTTTTTGGAAAAATAGCTAATGTACCAATCAGACTTCATCTAAAAATTGCTCAGAAGCAATAATGTACAGGAAAGCTGTGCCATTTTATACAAACTACAACATCACCATTCAAATATAACTGAGAAAGAAAAATTATAGGAAGTTTTTGTAGTTTGCTAACACATTTGCGTGCTTATTCTGCAACATTATTGTTACAATTTACGATAAAGAATCACACTGGTTAGGCCTGAATGCAATTCCTACCTGTCTTTTTGTGTCAGTTTACATTCtgatacaaaaaataaacaggTGACTAGTGTTCTTAACAATTTGTACGTGTAATAACGTAAGAACGTCATCCGAATGGACAGACTTTATGGGTAGGGCATTCCTATTGTCGATTATCCGTTAGCAGAGTGTACTTCGTAATGCTAGCTGATTGATAAACCATTCAATACTTGTAAGCTGTAGTCGGACAAATATTTCGATAGCCACGAAAATTATTGCGAGAACTTGGGACTTGTGAATTTATTTCAGTTTGAATAACAGATGTGAGGCATAACCACGTGAAAAGCACACgtggtatgtatgtatatgtgtatgtcACAACGCTTGTATTAGCGCACTGTTAATAGAAAATCCATGACCTCATTAGATAACCATTTGATTAACAcgtgataaaacaaaaacaaaaaatatttttttttaattaagtcacATGGACACATTATagctatgcaaaaaaaaacatattgagaTTCTGGCAGTTCTATTGTTTGGgggaatatacataatattataaacagttCAAACGTTAAACTCCTTTttggtataaaatatataaatattgcgTGTCACTGAACAACATATTT
The Bombyx mori chromosome 5, ASM3026992v2 DNA segment above includes these coding regions:
- the LOC100862755 gene encoding TNFSF5 isoform X1, giving the protein MDVERKIHLGEGVPLNSSGANIFLNTGKSKDAKLGSRDCPVIHLKTEKPSDLGVHINTTFSIASSKKIKLLFILNFMLSVICMVLSCSIAFYYWNEMILMRRQLDMIKDHFMFQNIGHETLVQSALVAPKSQSSDREPRMNNENAKKYFVEDLGEDMLLVDSRKKNMTQDILDNNISVLQKDLLVVHFNGAYQEKNMSTQSLMGPWVRDTEVSSKQSDEKIKLNSDFNYVTINESGLYLVYTQVVYLTKESNCYFVWAHQPDKEPRLLSTCATGDDSSRRPIAKSQMSCSVQTVARLYKGDTVNIAQREPNRRVWLRPGYSYFGFVKLSS